cgtcttcaaaagcagagTTGTGGCCGAAGGATCCATCCAAAccctcaaaagcttctcttgTGGGCTTGAGAGCAACGCAAAATGGTATTTTATTACATTCGAAGGTGATTCCAGATCAATAAGGAACATATGCCCAGTTTTTAGTGCAAAGCACATAAAGTTACTTTCAACCTGGAGGGAGCAGACATTGTTCTCAATCTCTTTTATGAACTGTAGCTGCACATGCTCAATAGCCACTTTCATCGCAGCCCACCCCTTCAGAGTGTTTTTCGTCAAGTGTTTTTCGAGATACTTTAGAAATTGAAGTATTTCAATGCACATCAAAAATACTACGTGAAGCTACAgaaagcccaaaaatgaGCTCCAACGGAATACCGATCAAGCTGCTCACGGAGTCTCAAGGCCACGTAGTGTCCCTAGAACTCACAACTGGTGAAGCCTACCGCGgaaagcttgttgacagcGAGGACAATATGAACGTTCAATTGAGAGACGTCACGGCAACTGCTAGAGATGGCAGTGTGACACGCATGGATCATGTATTTGTCAGAGGATCACATATACGGTTTTTCGTGGTACCAGATATCCTCAAGAATGCGCCGATGTTCAAGCAAGGTCCAACTTCAAAGCCTCCACCGCCCATCCGTGGACCGAAAAGAAGGTAAGGTCGCGCCTAGcatgaagaaaaacccTTTTGCTGAGCGGGTTTTTGCAAGCTCTAAAATGTATAATAAGAATAGAAGTGTAACTAAAATGCGATGTATGTAACTTTCCATAAACCGTTTTTTAGTCGTGGTAAAACAAGTTTTATAATTATCCTCCTGACAATCAACCTAATATATTACTCAATTAAATTAAAGAATCGGCATGGGAGACAGCGCTTTCACCTTCGGAGCACGAGAACTTTGCGACTTCTATCAGCTTAAAGATTTAGACCCCAAAGTTTCGTGGGCCGAGGACTCGAGTGTAGTGTATTCATTGAGTCAACCCCAAAATGCAGACTCGATTGACTCGTCATACGTGGTTTTGAACGAGCTTTTGAGACAAGAGCACGAGCATAGCACTGAAAGAAACGACACTATTGAAACAGCAGGATTATCTGATCCATTGAACTCAAGTACCCGGCTTGAGGATCTCCTGGATCACTATCGTATCCCTCAAGATGAACGCTACAAATACTATATCAACAGTAAAAAGTTCAATTCCAAACTCTACCTTAAACAATTGCATGCACAAGACTCGTTTAAGGATCTCAGTTTATCTTTGGATCACCTTGACCAATCGCTCCAGGCCCAAAGTGAGgacttgaagcagctggTTCAGAGGAACTTCGTCAAGTATGTGAGgtccaagaacaacttggaCCGTATTTACGAGCAGTTCAATAAGTTTTCCCTGGGAGAAAGTAGGGATTTTGGAACCGATGACCTTGGAGAAACTGTCGACGAGTCGATTCGTGAAATTACGATAAAGGTGAAACCGATTCTTGATATCAGTACTAAGCGAAGAAATGCTCAAACTACTATAGCATTTTTACAAGACCACAAACAGTTCTTTGATGCGccaaaaaaactgaaacaTTGCTTGATagaaaaagactttgcTAATCTCGTTGTCGAATACAACAATGCTCACTCGACATTTAAGGACCTACAAAGACGGGGATTTACGTTTCCAATTTTGACCAAGATCTGGGATGATATTGAGAACACAATATGTCACTATAGAGAAGTGATATGGGATTCACTTGTCAACCTTGTTGCAGGCGAGACGCAAGAGCAGATCCTGCCTCTAATATCGAAACTTCTAGATCTGAATTATGCAGGAAATCCCATTATAGAATGGATTAACACAAAGCTTGATATATTTGAGCGGAAAATCGGAGAAGTTTGCTCACAAATGTTTACCAAAATTATTCAGTCTCAGAAAAAAATTGTGGAAAGCGCTTTAAATGAGAAGGTTGATCTAACGTTCTATCTTtctatcaaaaacctaGCTGATAAATTAAATGATGGTCAAGTTTCGCGATTTGGAATTGTTGGTAGCTCATTCCTGAAGAACCCGGGGCTTTGTGATACGGTTGTGGTTGTTGAAATGTGGCTAttgatttcaaagtttatCAATTTATTGTCAAAGGAATCAAGCGATTTTGTGGAATTTTGGGGAcacgttgaaaaattccTAGATGGAACATACCAGACTTCATTAATGAATGATAAAAGAAAAGATGACATACTTGGTTCCAATACACAAACTCGCGATGATTATGGCCAATTCTTGGAGATGAAAAATGAACAAATTCGATGCATTAGAAGGAGAGGTGAGGATTTCCTCAAGCGCCTATGTGAGAATTTatcaaatttcttcaacgctTCTCAGGATACTCTCAGTACTGGGTCAATACCAGAAAAGGAAACGGGAATACCTTTGGACTACGGTTTTTTGCCGCCAAATTCTAACTGCTTAAGCTGTTTGCGATACCTTCCCCGAATAGTCGAGCCTATTTTAAAGTTCACGACTGAATTAGCCCAGTTGAATGTCAGTTCAAGCTCTATTGAATTTTTAAGAGAAACAAATGCGCttgttttggaaagatCCATTTCTGCTAtctcagcaacaaaactcAGAGAtatctcttcttttcataCACTCGAAGATTGGTCCATGTATCGTACATCTGGTTCTGAAGAGTATGGCATTACACAATTTCCAGAAGTtgttcaaacttttcaaaatctcagcATAACAACAGTTAGAAACATGTTGTATTCGTATGAAAAGTTGCCTGTTCTAAATGGCATTTATGTAGTGACGCATCCGTCACGCAAGATGCTAGCAGGTATTGAGGTTCAGCAAATTGTCTCAATGGAAGCGGTTCTAGAATCTATTTTGAAGGAGGctgccaaagaaaaggaaaaccCAAGAAACCCAAGGACTATATTAACACTGACTAACTTACAGTACATCAAGGGCTCAGTCTTCCCGCAAGTTCTTCGTTATTTTGACGAGTCTTTCGAGACACAGCTTTCGAGAAAGAATCTCGAAATCTTCACTTTGCTGGCAAAAATGGAAACATCTATCTTGGGAAATTACTTGTCAGATCTGAAAGTAACCCTAAGGGATATTCTAGAAGAGCGTTTTTACGAGATCAATTGGGCCGCGTATAACTCGAACTCTTTTAGAGTCGGCGATTACATTATAGAGGCACTGATGGTTTTGGTAAGGGTCCACAGCGaatgtttcaaaatcgCGCCGCAGTTGATTGGGCGCATTCTCAGAGAATCTCAAGTGTTCATATCAAAATACTTGTTTGAGGCTTTTAAGCCTTACGCCGGTAACCTCTCTTCAGATGGCTTGCTTCAGGTCGTAGTAGATTTGCAATTTTTCCTCAGAGTCTTAAGCAACATGCTTGAGACCACCACAGAAGCGACCATCAATGCAACTCTTCAGAATTGTTTTGAGAACGATCTTGATCGGATGCAGCGCTGTATCAAGGAAACAGAGCCCATCGTATCAGCTAACTTAGAGAAAACCAGCGTCCAGTTCGCTTCATTTAAGTAAATTTAAGTTTGCCTTCATCAAGTTTGAAACTCGTGGAAGGAAGAGGTAGCGTTGGAAGGACTTAGGTCATTCTCTCCTATAGAACAAAAGTCTTGGATGTCTCGGCGAATCTGTTCGTTGCTCTCCTTAAGAGAGCTGTGTAAAGCAACGACTTCACTCTGGAGCCCTGTTAATTCTTTGAGAATATCTGAGATCTGAGAATCTGCTATTGAAAGGGAATGATCGGATGAAGTCATTTCTCCTGCCAGTGACTCACCCTCCGACAAACGCCTAACCTTTGGAGAAGACAAGGAACTGTTCGAACTAGACATGCTGACAAGCTCTAGCGCTTTTCACAGGATTGTTGAGTTTGTAATGTTGTATCTTTTGCTATATATACACTTCTTTAATTTATCCTTTGGAGTTTACTGTTTTAATTACAAAACTTTCCCAGCATACTCTGATGATAAGGCGCCGAATAAGCAAGCTGCCCACGAATACGAG
The Lachancea thermotolerans CBS 6340 chromosome G complete sequence genome window above contains:
- the SMD3 gene encoding mRNA splicing protein SMD3 (similar to uniprot|P43321 Saccharomyces cerevisiae YLR147C SMD3 involved in snRNP biogenesis and pre-mRNA splicing encodes a core snRNP protein), translated to MSSNGIPIKLLTESQGHVVSLELTTGEAYRGKLVDSEDNMNVQLRDVTATARDGSVTRMDHVFVRGSHIRFFVVPDILKNAPMFKQGPTSKPPPPIRGPKRR
- the SEC5 gene encoding exocyst subunit SEC5 (similar to uniprot|P89102 Saccharomyces cerevisiae YDR166C SEC5 Essential 107kDa subunit of the exocyst complex (Sec3p Sec5p Sec6p Sec8p Sec10p Sec15p Exo70p and Exo84p) which has the essential function of mediating polarized targeting of secretory vesicles to active sites of exocytosis), which codes for MGDSAFTFGARELCDFYQLKDLDPKVSWAEDSSVVYSLSQPQNADSIDSSYVVLNELLRQEHEHSTERNDTIETAGLSDPLNSSTRLEDLLDHYRIPQDERYKYYINSKKFNSKLYLKQLHAQDSFKDLSLSLDHLDQSLQAQSEDLKQLVQRNFVKYVRSKNNLDRIYEQFNKFSLGESRDFGTDDLGETVDESIREITIKVKPILDISTKRRNAQTTIAFLQDHKQFFDAPKKLKHCLIEKDFANLVVEYNNAHSTFKDLQRRGFTFPILTKIWDDIENTICHYREVIWDSLVNLVAGETQEQILPLISKLLDLNYAGNPIIEWINTKLDIFERKIGEVCSQMFTKIIQSQKKIVESALNEKVDLTFYLSIKNLADKLNDGQVSRFGIVGSSFLKNPGLCDTVVVVEMWLLISKFINLLSKESSDFVEFWGHVEKFLDGTYQTSLMNDKRKDDILGSNTQTRDDYGQFLEMKNEQIRCIRRRGEDFLKRLCENLSNFFNASQDTLSTGSIPEKETGIPLDYGFLPPNSNCLSCLRYLPRIVEPILKFTTELAQLNVSSSSIEFLRETNALVLERSISAISATKLRDISSFHTLEDWSMYRTSGSEEYGITQFPEVVQTFQNLSITTVRNMLYSYEKLPVLNGIYVVTHPSRKMLAGIEVQQIVSMEAVLESILKEAAKEKENPRNPRTILTLTNLQYIKGSVFPQVLRYFDESFETQLSRKNLEIFTLLAKMETSILGNYLSDLKVTLRDILEERFYEINWAAYNSNSFRVGDYIIEALMVLVRVHSECFKIAPQLIGRILRESQVFISKYLFEAFKPYAGNLSSDGLLQVVVDLQFFLRVLSNMLETTTEATINATLQNCFENDLDRMQRCIKETEPIVSANLEKTSVQFASFK
- a CDS encoding uncharacterized protein (conserved hypothetical protein); this translates as MSSSNSSLSSPKVRRLSEGESLAGEMTSSDHSLSIADSQISDILKELTGLQSEVVALHSSLKESNEQIRRDIQDFCSIGENDLSPSNATSSFHEFQT